In Rosa chinensis cultivar Old Blush chromosome 1, RchiOBHm-V2, whole genome shotgun sequence, a genomic segment contains:
- the LOC112181650 gene encoding uncharacterized protein LOC112181650, translating to MVLHFGMVHFSLISSESLHLQIGPKESPQLHYQRRMSRDPELRQLHHHRLPSPELMVRGKTEPMKASNLAFRGSRGLLCQILMYLLLRMSATWHLTQSTYQMWSNLSLMRLSKLRLGLQKVALLLWSFLRRWDTKKGVAWEKMAKALRSLFELAYGQKSRDWASKQLRHQSRMLGIRM from the exons ATGGTCCTGCACTTTGGAATGGTGCATTTTTCACTCATCAGCTCAGAGAGCCTTCATCTTCAAATAG GCCCAAAAGAGAGTCCTCAGCTGCATTACCAGAGACGAATGTCAAGAGATCCCGAGTTGCGTCAGCTGCATCATCATCGGCTCCCATCTCCAG AGCTAATGGTAAGGGGAAAGACAGAGCCAATGAAGGCCTCAAACCTTGCCTTCCGGGGTTCAAGAGGTCTTCTTTGTCAGATCCTGATGTACCTACTGCTCAGAATGTCAGCAACATGGCATCTAACCCAATCAACATACCAAATGTGGAGCAACCTGTCATTAATGAGGCTTTCGAAACTCCGTTTGGGTTTGCAAAAAGTAGCACTTTTACTATGGAGCTTTTTAAGAAGATGGGATACAAAGAAGGGAGTGGCTTGGGAAAAGATGGCCAAGGCATTAAGGAGCCTATTCGAGTTGGCATATGGACAAAAAAGCAGGGATTGGGCTTCCAAACAGCTCAGACATCAGAGCAGAATGCTGGGGATCAGAATGTGA